Proteins from a genomic interval of Trifolium pratense cultivar HEN17-A07 linkage group LG6, ARS_RC_1.1, whole genome shotgun sequence:
- the LOC123890429 gene encoding F-box only protein 8-like — MKLTKKEVSKYIPRDISFDILSKLPLKSLKRFTCVCKFWTNLFEKPEFMRMYRKHLSTSTYDDHNSRLLFKQTPAGYMSDEDNLYILSNETFENSIKLDWPPPFESHHIDMCVFDSVVNGILCVYQGSGSCTSTLFGQTVVLWSQSTDEFKVIPDGSIEHLILKAFPPGTVFEELPIIPTFVGIHGFCYDPVTDDYKLIRRFGFSLNPQNINDDIVSFWQIYSLKSNCWRDLQVEVDMPGNMGRTVDFAVNLHGMCHWLGNVGTIVGEDELVSFNLSDETFIRTPLIHVDDGPFIVHLVVLKESIALMEMDDYGGYLISILGELGVAESLTRLFRTGILPDIQEIIGVGKNGNIFYVTGDEEIAKYNLNTEMNEEIGVRGRFGSCQMVIYNESLLPMEGILS, encoded by the coding sequence ATGAAACTCACTAAAAAAGAGGTTAGCAAGTATATACCTCGTGATATTTCTTTTGATATTCTATCCAAATTGCCTTTGAAATCTTTGAAGCGATTTACATGTGTGTGTAAATTTTGgactaatttatttgaaaaaccTGAATTCATGAGAATGTATCGCAAACATTTATCCACATCTACGTATGACGATCATAATTCGCGCCTCCTCTTTAAGCAGACTCCTGCTGGCTATATGAGTGATGaagataatttatatattctttcTAATGAGACTTTTGAGAATAGTATTAAGTTAGATTGGCCACCTCCATTTGAATCGCATCACATAGATATGTGTGTCTTTGATTCTGTTGTTAATGGCATACTTTGTGTCTATCAAGGTTCTGGATCTTGCACCTCAACTTTGTTTGGGCAAACAGTAGTATTGTGGAGTCAATCTACCGATGAATTCAAGGTCATTCCCGATGGCTCTATTGAGCATCTAATTCTCAAAGCATTTCCTCCGGGCACTGTTTTTGAAGAGCTACCTATTATACCGACTTTTGTTGGCATTCATGGATTTTGTTATGACCCCGTGACTGATGACTACAAGCTGATTCGACGTTTTGGTTTCAGTCTCAATCCCCAGAACATTAATGATGACATTGTGAGCTTTTGGCAGATATATAGCTTAAAAAGTAATTGTTGGAGAGATCTTCAAGTTGAAGTTGATATGCCAGGTAACATGGGTAGAACCGTTGATTTTGCGGTGAATTTACATGGGATGTGCCATTGGTTGGGCAATGTAGGTACTATTGTTGGGGAAGATGAGTTGGTATCATTTAATTTAAGTGATGAAACCTTCATTAGGACACCCTTGATTCATGTTGATGATGGCCCTTTTATCGTACATTTAGTGGTGTTGAAAGAGTCGATTGCTCTGATGGAGATGGACGATTATGGTGGTTATTTGATATCAATTTTGGGTGAATTAGGTGTAGCAGAGTCATTGACGAGACTTTTTAGAACCGGAATCCTACCTGACATTCAAGAAATTATTGGGGTTGGCAAGAATGGCAATATATTCTACGTAACTGGGGACGAAGAAATTGCAAAGTATAATTTAAATACCGAGATGAATGAAGAGATCGGTGTTAGAGGAAGGTTTGGAAGTTGTCAAATGGTTATTTATAACGAAAGCCTACTTCCTATGGAAGGAATACTTAGTTAA
- the LOC123889221 gene encoding ribonuclease S-4-like, with translation MAQYDFFKLVAQWPPNACRTRTINCIASRKPQNFTLHGIWPSNTTGKEPRNCFNTNHLTRIHFTGAMVQSLFPRINNSWPDLKGQEESFWGSQWDKHGTCSQNNFNVLNYFKLALDTKDRVDVLKAFGNNNIHPHSTNPYKKIDFEKAIIAVTKKIPELRCVIRNRVVYLLEVGLCLDRTGNNFMDCPPRNPPNDRVKDCGVRSQDIRLLPL, from the exons ATGGCACAATATGATTTCTTCAAGCTGGTTGCCCAGTGGCCTCCGAATGCTTGTCGTACTCGTACAATCAATTGCATTGCATCGAGAAAACCACAAAATTTTACTTTGCACGGTATATGGCCGAGCAATACCACTGGCAAAGAACCAAGGAATTGCTTTAACACTAATCACCTTACTCGCATTCACTTCACAGGAGCTATG GTACAAAGTTTATTTCCCAGAATTAATAATTCTTGGCCAGATTTGAAAGGGCAAGAAGAATCATTTTGGGGTTCACAATGGGACAAACATGGCACATGTTCTCAAAACAACTTCAATGTGTTGAACTATTTTAAACTTGCACTAGACACAAAAGATAGAGTAGATGTTTTGAAGGCATTTGGTAACAACAACATTCACCCACATTCAACAAAcccctataaaaaaattgattttgaaaaagcCATAATAGCTGTTACAAAAAAGATACCGGAGCTTCGTTGCGTTATTCGTAATAGAGTGGTGTATTTACTTGAAGTAGGGCTGTGTCTAGACCGTACCGGAAATAATTTCATGGATTGTCCTCCTCGTAATCCTCCTAATGATCGTGTTAAAGATTGCGGTGTTAGGAGCCAAGACATTCGACTATTGCCACTTTAA
- the LOC123890430 gene encoding enolase encodes MAAITSIKARQIFDSRGNPTVEVDITVSDGTFARAAVPSGASTGIYEALELRDGGSDYLGKGVSKAVDNVNTIIAPALIGKDPTKQTDIDNFMVQKLDGTVNEWGWCKQKLGANAILAVSLAVCKAGANVLKIPLYKHIANIAGNKNLVLPVPAFNVINGGSHAGNKLAMQEFMVLPVGASSFKEAMKMGVEVYHHLKAVIKKKYGQDAINVGDEGGFAPNIQENKEGLELLKSAIDKAGYTGKVVIGMDVAASEFYKEDKTYDLNFKEDNNDGKQKISGEALKDLYKSFVSEYPIVSIEDPFDQDDWEHYAKMTTEIGTNVQIVGDDLLVTNPKRVQKAIDSKACNALLLKVNQIGSVTESIEAVRMSKKAGWGVMTSHRSGETEDTFIADLAVGLATGQIKTGAPCRSERLAKYNQLLRIEEELGAEAVYAGANFRTPVEPY; translated from the exons ATGGCCGCTATTACTTCCATCAAGGCTCGTCAGATCTTTGACAGCCGTGGCAATCCTACCGTCGAG GTTGATATAACCGTCTCCGATGGAACTTTTGCTAGAGCCGCTGTTCCTAGCGGTGCTTCCACCG GAATTTACGAGGCTCTTGAGTTAAGAGATGGAGGATCTGACTACCTTGGAAAAGGTGTATCAAAG GCTGTTGACAATGTGAACACCATCATTGCCCCAGCATTGATCGGAAAG GATCCAACTAAGCAGACCGATATTGACAACTTCATGGTTCAGAAGCTTGATGGAACTGTTAATGAGTGGGGTTGGTGCAAACAAAAG CTTGGGGCTAATGCCATATTGGCAGTATCTCTTGCAGTGTGCAAAGCTGGTGCCAATGTCCTAAAAATTCCTCTATACAAG CATATTGCAAACATCGCTGGTAACAAAAACCTGGTTTTGCCTGTTCCCGCTTTCAATGTCATTAATGGTGGATCACATGCAGGAAACAAACTTGCTATGCAG GAGTTTATGGTTCTTCCTGTGGGAGCCTCCTCTTTCAAGGAAGCCATGAAGATGGGCGTGGAAGTCTATCACCATTTGAAG GCTGTGATTAAGAAGAAATATGGTCAAGATGCAATTAATGTTGGTGATGAAGGTGGCTTTGCCCCCAACATTCAG GAAAACAAGGAAGGTTTGGAATTGCTAAAATCTGCAATTGACAAAGCTGGTTACACAGGCAAA GTTGTCATTGGAATGGATGTTGCAGCTTCTGAGTTCTACAAGGAAGACAAAACTTATGATTTGAACTTCAAGGAAGAT AACAACGACGGCAAACAGAAGATCTCTGGCGAGGCTTTGAAAGATCTCTACAAGTCATTTGTGTCAGAGTACCCAATTGTTTCAATTGAGGATCCTTTTGACCAGGATGACTGGGAGCACTATGCTAAGATGACCACTGAGATTGGAACCAATGTACAAATTGTTGGTGATGATCTTTTGGTTACAAACCCCAAG AGGGTTCAAAAGGCAATTGACTCAAAAGCATGCAATGCTCTTCTGCTCAAG GTCAACCAAATTGGATCTGTGACCGAGAGTATTGAAGCTGTGAGGATGTCCAAAAAGGCTGGATGGGGTGTCATGACCAGCCACAGAAG TGGAGAGACCGAGGATACCTTCATTGCTGATCTTGCTGTTGGTTTGGCAACG GGTCAAATTAAGACCGGAGCACCATGCAGGTCAGAGCGTCTTGCTAAGTATAACCAG CTTTTGAGAATTGAGGAAGAGCTTGGTGCTGAAGCAGTGTATGCTGGAGCTAACTTCCGTACCCCTGTTGAGCCCTACTAG